A stretch of DNA from Paenibacillus albus:
AGATTGCCGTCCTCTCCCGCTCCTCCTCCGATTTCCACATCTGCCACTCGACTTGCAGATCGGCGACATCGACCGGCTCTACGAACAGCGTCTGGCCACTTGCCGATTCGTCCCATACCGTGCCCGGCACTTGCTTGCGGAGCTCCCTCTTCACAGGCAGAACATAGTGGCCATTCCTCTTACTAACAAGCGGATCTTGCAGCGCAGACTTGTATTTGCCAAGCAGCTGGTTCAGCTTACGCTCGATCCGATCCTCTGCAACAGCCAATTGTCTGCGAATATCGCCTAGCTCAGGCGATGCTTGATCAGTCAATACGCCATGCCGGATGCAGCGGTCCAGTTCTTGCAGAAGCTCTGGGCAATCATGCATGGAATCGGCGTAGCTGCTAATCGTCGGGGCCGTCATTTGCTTGCTTGCCATGTATCTCTTCATCTGGGCGACTGATGTAAGCCACACAGCTAAGCTGCCGAGCTCAAGCTCGGAGTAGATTTTGCCTTTGCCGAGCAAGGCCATGAAGGCTTCCATCCCTTCCATCGCTGAGATGGGGACGCTCGCTCCGGTTGCAAGCAATCTTACAGCCTCCGACGTCTCCGTCAGCCACGCAGTAACCTGACCTGCTTGCGCGCTAGGCTGATGCTTCTCAGCAAGTGCTTTTCCAGGTCCTGATACGGTGTAAGAGAGCAGCATCGCCATGATTTTATCAAATTCTAATTTAGTCATTGTACGGTTATTCATGGTCTTTGATCCATCCTTCGTCAATTAGAATGTGAACATAAAAAAACAGGGACGAGAAGCGCATCACGCTTCCCATCCCTGTCTCATATAGACGGAAAATCCTCATTGACTCTCAACCTGCACCCCAATAGGGCAGATTGTAAGTACAATGAAAAAAGCGTGCTCCAAGAGCACGCTAATTTACCGTCCAGCAGGCGGAAATTGTCATGTTCTTAACTCATTGGTCGGCGTATGCATGACAGCTTCACGAGGAAATAAACCTACGGACTAACCGCAAATTTAGAACAACGTTGAAAGTTGGTTTTGCAAAACGCCACTTGAAGCACTTCAGGCTCCAAGTCATATCCAATTTAGAAGTTAAGAACCATAACCGACATTAAAATTTCCCCTTACTGCTTTAAAGTTACTTTTACTATAGCTTTCCAGCCACTCCTAAGTCAAGCGGACAATTGCCTATCCAGTATTCTTATACAACTACGGTCATACCGGTTCTAGCAAAGGTCACACCATTCGGAAGCGCATAATCATGTGCAAGGTCTATATCATGCGACATATGCGTCAGCATTGTTCTTCGTGGCTTGTGCTCTTTAATGAGCTCGATCGCTTCTGTCACATCGTACACCGATCTCGACTCGAACGGGAACGGTTCCTTGTAGAAATTCGTTCCGAGAATCAGCAGATCCAGCCCCGCGAGCGGGACAAGTTCCTCGCCTTGAAGGGCTATCGAGTCCGAGCAGTATGCGAAAGCGCGTCCCGTAGCCGAATGGTTGAAACGAAACGCGTAGGCATGTCCATTCTTGCCATGATTCACGCGCCAGCAGAGCACTTCCCAACCGCCAAACTGCAGCAGACCTTCAATTGGAACGAAATCGATCTGATTCGTCAGCCATGGGAATTGGCGCTTGATCGCCTCGATAACGTCAGGCATCGCGTATGCCCGACCTCTTCGGCCAAGCCACCTATTCATATCCGCCCACTCCGGTAGTCCGCCGATATGGTCGAAGTGTGCATGCGTAATTAGCATCGTATCGATCTGCCGAAGCGATACCGCCTCCATCTGGCTGCGCCAATCCGGTCCGCAATCGATAAGCATGGTGCCGAACTCTTCGTCCGCCAAATGAACGAGCGAGCGAAATCTGCGATTTAGCCCGCTTCCTCTCGCTTCTTCGCAAACCGCGCAAGAGCAATAAACGCGTGGAACCCCCATGGAATCACCTGTTCCCCAGAAGGTGATAGACAGGGTCATGATGATCACTCCTTTGGGTAGATAAACCTTTTGCTACAGCGGCAGCAGTGCAATTGTAGATTTCGTCTTCAGCTGCTCCATCATGGCATACCATTCATCCGGCTTAATTGGCAGCGCAGAATAGTAGGTTGTCAGAAACTCGGTAACGAGCGATGCCGGTAGTTCTGTTCTTTCTTCATCCTGTGGCAGGAAGCAAAAGTCCAAGCCGCTGACAGCTGCGCCGTCCTCTTCCCAAGACGGATGCACATACGGGAAGTCCAAACGCATATAGCCGATATGCGAGAGCACCTCGCGACGCACAAACGGACTCATCGGATAGATGCCGCCGAAGTCCGATTGCGCAAGCGATGGGTTATAGATCTCAGCGAACATACCGAGCGATTCCGTACCGCTTGCCGCCGCCAAACGCGTCAAGTCAGCGCTTCTGTTCTTCATCAGGAACCGGCCGATGCCAAGACCCGGGCGGCCGATAATCGTGAAATCTGTCATTGCAACTCGAAGCTTCGAGTAATAACGGTATTCGGTCGTGCCGACAACTTCACCCTCGTGAACCGCGACATATACATGGATGCTGTCATCCTGCAGCGGTCCTTCCCATTTCTCATAGGCATACACTTCTTCAGGTGGGAAAACCGTTTCAAGCAGCTTGTGCATGCTCGCAAACAGCGGATCATGAATCGATTTAAGACGGATATAGTCCATGGGTACAATACTTCCTCTCATTATGAAAATTTAGTTTATAAAAGGATTTCGCCATTCCATGAGCGCCGCGTAGTTGCAGGATTCTTCATCCTCTAAATATTGCTCCGCAACACCGACTGGCATCCTGCCGCATCTTAACAGGAATGAGATGACAGGATCATTGAACTTCCCTTCGATAATTCCCTGTAAGTACTGCTCGGCAGAAACTTCGTTCTTCACTTTATGATAACCGGGCATCCTGCCTCCACCTAGTAATCGAGCCAGACGCAGATGAATGACGACCTCGTACATGGAGAGCATGAGCCATTTACCGATACCTGCTTTGCGCAGCTCCGGAATGACGCACAAATCTACGACATAGAGCGTGGAGCCTAGCGGATCGTGATTCGTAATATAACCGCTGCTGGTAATGGACTCCCAACTGTGATTACCCTGCAGCTGTTCGTCGATTACACGAAGCGCAGTCATGGAACCGATAAGCTTACCGTTCATCTCGGCACAGATAGCGCCTTCCGGGAACAACGTAATATGCTGTCTCAGCTGCTCTTCATTCCACCACAGCTCGGAAGGAAAAGGCGGCGGGAAGCTGATTCGTTGGATCTCAATCATACCTTCTATATCTGCTTCCGAATAATTGCGAATGACGATCTCGATGGGTTTACCGTTTAGGTAGACGATTAACGATTTACGCATCTTGCGAGTGTCCACTCCTTCCCTCTACCGAAACAACTTATTGCCAATCGCCGTACAGATCAATTCGGCGGTCACGCCAAGTCGTAACGGAGCCGGCAGCGCGAACATCATGAAGCAGCTGGACGTTCAGGTCAGCCACGACTAACATGTCATCGTTAATAATGCCTTCTGTCATGATGCCAGCTGGAGGGAACGGAATGTCGTTAGGCGAAATAACGGCAGCTTGTCCGAAGTTCGCACGCATGAAATCGACTTTGCGCAGCGATCCGACCGTGCCTGTCGTCACGATATACACTTGATTCTCAACCGCTCTAGCATGGCAGCAATAGCGAACACGGTAGAAACCATGACGGTCATCCGTGCAGGATGGGCAGAAAATAATATCCGCGCCCTTGGCTCTCGCCATCCGCACAATCTCCGGGAACTCGATATCGTAACAGGTCAGCATCGCGATCGTGCCAAACTCTGTATCGAACACTTGTAGTCCATCCCCTGGCTGCATGTTCCATTCATCACGCTCGGTCGGCGTCATATGCAGCTTCGCTTGCCGCTCTACGCGGCCGTCCGGATAGAACAGATGCGCGGTATTATTCAGCTTGCCGCCGCCAACATCAATGACATGCGTGCCGCCGATGATATGCATGTTGTACTCAGCAGCGAGCGATTGGAACAGCGCGACGTAACGGTCCGTAAACGCTGGCAGCTGTTCGATCGCAAGCGGCTGACCTTGCTCGTCTCCAATAGACAGGAGCTGCGTCGTGAAAAATTCCGGAAACAAAACACATTGAACGCCATACTCGGACGCGTTCCTTACATAGTGTGTTGATTGCGCGGCAAAATCCTCGAAGCTCGCGATATCCGCAAGCTTATATTGCACGGCACTTACTCGTAGACTGCTCATCTTTCTTGCATCCCCTATTCCTTTATTTCTTTTGCGGCAGCGCGACCGATATCGTCGTCCCTTGCTCCGGTTTGCTAAACACGTCGATCTTGCCTTCATGCAGATCAACGATACGTTTAGCAATGGATAAGCCCAGACCTGCTCCCCCTGTGGCCCGGCTTCTCGCGCCGTCGACGCGGTAGAAGCGCTCGAACAAATTCGGCATTTCATCCTCAGGAATACCGATGCCTTTGTCCGATACAGACAAACGTACGATACCTTTGTTCACCGACAACGTTATATCGATTGCATCTTTGCTGTACTTAATGGCATTATCGAGCAAAATAACGAGCAGCTGACGGATTTTATCTTTGTCGCCGTTCAGCAGCACATCCTGTTTGCCTGTATGTACTCGGATCATCCGCTGGAACGTCAAGTGCAGCATATCTGCCGTCTCATCCGCAAGCTGTACGAGATTAAAGCTCTCAATATTCAACCAATCTTCCTGCTCCGCTTGCGCCAGCTGCAGCATCGACTTCGTCAAGTTTTGCAGCCTCTGCGATTCCTTGCTGATCGCTTCAATCGCTTCATCGCGAATATTCGCGTCATCTCGCCCCCACCGCTTTAACATGCCGGCATAGCTGCTGATGACTGTTAGCGGCGTCTTCAGCTCATGCGATGCGTCTGCGACGAACTGCTTCTGCCGCTCAAACTGCCGGTCGAGGCGATTAATCATCTGATTGAACGCCCGTGCCAGCTGCAGCAATTCTGCGGACTGATCGCGCTGCGCAAGCTCAATCTGTCGCAGCTTCCCGCTCCTGTCGATCTCCCTCATCGTCTGCACCATATGCTGAATCGGAGAAGTGAGTCTAGATGTGAACCAATATGTACCAAAGATGGCGAACAGAATCGCACCGATACTCGTAATCGTCAGCGCGATGACAAGCACTTGCAAGTAGCTGTCGAGCAGCTGCAGCTTGCGGTAAATCTCAAGCGTTCCGATCACTTCGTTGTTCTTGTATAACGGTACCTTCATATAGAGCACTCTGCGTCCTTCGATGAAGAACATGCCCGTATCATGCTTATTCGTAAACTCAGGCTTAAGCGCCAGCAGCTCTGGGTCTGACCCTTGCGAATTCAGAATTTTGCCGCTGCTGTTCACGATCCGCATCAACTCGTCGACATTGTAATAATCTCGGAGCAGATCTGCGTTCGACAGCTGCGACGGTTCGCTGATTCGCCTATCCTCGAGCAGAATATTCACTTTATTCGTAAGCAGCTGATCTTCGCTTCTCATCGTGATTTTGATCACAAATAAATAAACGAATATGTTAAACAAGATCAGGATGAATATAAGCCAAAAGATCGTAAAAAACGTAAACCTTCTTCGCAGCGTCATGCATCCGGCTCCTTAAGCATATAGCCGACGCCGCGCACGGTATGAATGAGCTTATGCCGATAGCCTTTATCAATCTTTTGCCGCAAATATCGGATGTACACGTCAACAAGATTGGTTTCGCCGATGAAATCATAGCCCCATACTTCAGACAAGATATCCTCTCGTGACTTCTCCTCATTCCGATGCTCCGCTAGGTAGACGAGCAGCTCAAACTCTCGTGGTGTAAGCTCGATCAGCACATCTTTGCGGTATACTTTACGGGTGCGCAGCTCAATCGACAGGTCTGCTACTTTGAGCACGTCAGGGCTCTCCGCTTCCTTCGGCTGAGCTTGGAAGATTCTTAGCAGATTACGGACTCGCGCAAGCAGCTCCTCCATGGCGAAGGGCTTCGTAATATAATCGTTGGCGCCATGCTCAAATCCGCTCACTTTATCGGGAATCGTATCACGCGCAGTTAGCAAAATAATCGGGATTGGATTGCCGGACTGGCGAATTCGGCGCAGCACTTCAATCCCGTTCAGCTCGGGCAGCATGACATCCAGCAGCAGCATATCCCATTCGCCGTTCGTCGCTTGCTCGAGGCCACTCCTGCCGTCTGCAGCGCGACCGACTGTATAACCTTCATGTTCCAGCTCCAGTTGGAGGACTCTTGCAATGCCGTCCTCATCTTCGATGACTAGAATGCGTTCGTTCATTCTTGGTTCGCACCCACTTCGTAGTAGACTTCTTCACTATCATAAAGAAGCAGATGACCCAATGCAAGCATTAGCGAGCCTTGTCGATGCGTGCAATCAGCGGGTTTAGAGCGCGTTCCAGCTGAGGAAGCCAGGTTCTGTTCGCGGTCGCCCAGACTCCTGACCACTGCAGCTGCATCCATTCTTCTACGGGCAGTAATGGGATTTCGCACAACGGCTTCTTCGGAATAGAGCTTATCCATTCACTGCGATAGCGGAACTTCATCATTTTGTTCGCAAGCCAGTAGGTTTCTTTGCCCCCTTGCTCTCTTTCATAGCTAATCCGTTCAGCGGTTTTCATTCGAGATGGCGTCCATTTGGGCACAGCAGGGTCGACAACGAACACGAGCATATCGCACTCGATCATCTCCAGCTCCAGCGCGGTTGTCTTTGATGCTGCTGCAGCCCATCTGCTGGATACATCCGTAAGCTGAATTGGCGCTGTAATCGTTGCGCTTAGCAGTTTGAATTGCATTTCGGTATTAAGACCTGACAGCTGCTGCTGAAAAGCCGGCTCAAGCGCGAAGCATTGAAGCAGCCGCGAGTTCGATAGATAGAAGCTTCGATACATCGGCACGGTGAGTACGACTGCTTGCTGCTTCGCAGGCTGTTCCAGCAGCGCATGCCATTCCGGCTCTGTCTCGGGATGCTCTATGGCTGCGCAAGGGATTTGGCGGGCTTGAAGTAGATGGGCAAGCGTCAAAGTTACGAAAGTCCCACCAGCGCCAGGGGACAACGAAGCGATGATGATGCTCTGCTTTCGGGATACCCGAGTCTCATGGCGGATTTCGCTCATTGCCGGCAGATTGGGGAGGCACTTCGCTAGTGCATTTTGCGCATCAATGACATTGTCGTACCTGCAGCTCGGCTGCGGATCAATCATTTGGCTAATTACAGCTGCTAGTTCCTTGGGTACATGAGCGAGCAGTCGAGGGACTGAATTCGTATTCGGCGTTCCGGCATTGATCCCCACTTTATGTCCGCCACTTAGCAAGTAATAGAGCAAAGCTCCTAAACCGAAGACGTCTGTGCGAAAATCGCTCTGTTGCTCGCCTTCCTGCTCTGGAGCAGCAAAGCCAGGGGTTCCAAGCTGCACGGTGTCCTGCTCTTTACCAGGTTTGTATACCCGTGCTATGCCAAAATCAATCAGACGTACGAAGCCGCCCTTATCAATCATGACATTCGTAGGCTTCAAGTCACGATGTATAATAGCCGGTTCTCTCGTATGCAAGTAGTTGAGCGCATCTGCCAGCTGCATCCCGATATCAACAACTTTAGTAAACGGAATAATGCGATTGTGCTGTGCCAGATAAGCCTGCAGCGTCATTCCGTCGATATAATCCATGACTAACAGCTCATGACCATTTGCATCAGGCGGAAAATAATCAATAATAAGCGGCAGATGCGGATGATTCAGCCGCATGAGCAGTCCTGCTTCTTCCGCACTGCACGATGCATGGTCAGCGTTCACTAAGCTCATTTTCACAGCTCGAAGCTTCCCTTGCAAACGGAGATCTTCAGCAGCATATACCTCGCCCATGCCACCTCGTCCTATACGGCCAATTACTCGATAGCGTCCGCCAATGATGGTGCCGGGCTCATAGCTGTGATGTACATATCCATTCTTCTCCATATTCATATCCATGTCCATATCGCTCCTCCCTGATTTAAAAAAGCAAAAAAGCACCCCGAAAGAACAACTGCCAGGCAGTCGGTTCAATCGGGATGCTTTCCCATCTTCGTATATTCACGCTGCTTCTGCTTCTACTTCTTAACTAAGTATAACGTAATTTCGTCGCGGTTGTGGAACAACTGCTTCGCCTTCTTCAGCTCGAATGCGCTCTCCAGCTTCGCTATCACGTCGCGGATCGTCTGAAGCGGCTTCTTGTGCATCAGCTTGAGCGTAATAATTGCAGTCGCACCATCCGACAGGGCTTCCGTCTTCTCAAGCACAAGCTTCGCCATCTGCATCGGACTCCAGCTCATATCGCAAACAAGCAGATCGAACGTTCCTGGCGGAAAATTCACATCGGACGCATTCTTCTTCATCACGGTCAGCCTTGGGTACGCCGAAAGCGACGGATGCAAATTCGCCGGGTCGATGGAAGTCACGCGCAATCCGCGCTCAAGCAGCAGCTGGGTCCAGCCGCCTGGTGCAGCGCCGATATCGACAGCTTGCTTATAGGTCTCAAAGTATAGCTTGAACGCACGCTCTGCTTCGAGCAGCTTGAATTTCGCTCTGGAAATTTGCCCTTCCTCGCGTTGAAACCGCACTGCGCCTCCCGGCCAGTCGGAGAGCTGTTCAGCAGGTGTACCCCAGCCGACATAAAGCTCCTCCGCTCCTGCGAAGATCGACAGGATCATGTCAGGTGACTGCATGACGGTCTCCGCGCCGACCTCCATTAGAACTGCATCCAGCACCGACTTCGTGTCGGAAGCCGAATACATGAATGGCGTTTTCTCCACGCGGCGGAGATGAACGGCAACGGTTTGATCTTCCACGCGGGCACGTGCCACACGAACAAGATCAGACAAAGCTTGCAGATCGTCTGCACTGCCTTGAATCGGCAAAGCGCGCTCGATGTGCTGAATATGGCGCAGAAAGATCGGTTCGTTCTTCTGCAGAAGCTCCAGCAGCTCCTCGCGGCTAAGCGGTACTTCCATCTTGAATACTTCACCAGCAATGAGCTGGGTAAATTTAATACCATTAACGAACCTTCGAAGCTCTTCCATCGCTAGCGATGCAAAGCCGTGGTTCGCCGTCCCTATCCAATGACTCACTTTATTATGCCTCCTGGTAATGCCCGAATCCACGGACGGTCATCCGCCCATTCTACTTCAACTGGCCAGTCATAAGCACGACTCAGCCATTCTGGGCTTAACACTTCTTTCTTCGGTCCCGCTGATAGAATCTTTCCGTCCTGGACGAGCGCAACATGCGTGAACAGCGGAATGATTTCCTCCATATGATGCGTAACGTAGACGACAGTAATGTCACGCTTGCTCAGATGGCCAAGATCAATCAACAGCTTCTCGCGTTCGTAGAGATCAAGACCTGCGCAAGGCTCGTCCATAATCAGAATTTTCGGGTTGGACATGAGCGCGCGCGCAAGCAGCACTTTTTTACGTTCGCCTTGAGATAGTGTCGCCAGCGTCTGCTCCGCTGTATACAGGATTCCAACCTCATCCAGTAGACGAAGCGCCTTCTGACGAACCTCCTCGTCGATCGTCTGGTAGAAACGCAGGAAGGCGTATTCGCCTGTTGCGACGACTTCCCATACCGGGTCGCGCAGCGTCAGCTTCTCGATAATCGATTGGCTAATGTAGCCGACTTCTTTGCGAACCTCGCGCACATCGCATTCGCCGAAGCGATTGCCAAGCACATCTACAGTACCCGAGGATGGGAACTGATAGCCTGTCATCATTTCAAGCAGCGTCGTCTTCCCGCAACCGTTACGGCCAAGAATGACCCAGTGCTCACCTTTGTTTACATGAAGATTAATGCCGCTGAGTATTTGTCGTTCCTCACGACGGAACGTTATATCTGTTAACGTAATCACCGTTTACCCTCCCATATGTACGAGCCACACTCATCCCGGCATCGGGCCATGATGAATGTCGATATGCAACGGCGCATGCTGCGTCAGTAAATGAACCATCTGCATACGCCCAGCAGGACTAGAAGTATGAAAATAACAAGTGCGCGGATACCTGCCGCTCTCGACGATATACTGCACGACGCTAAGACCGGTTGGCTGATTCCAGCCGAGATCGAAATCCAGCGACAGAACATCTACTTCTTCATGCTCCAGCAGCAGCTTGCACTCCTCTGCCGTCTTAGCCAGGACAAACCCCTTCGGACATGGCCGAAAATCATCTAGATACACGTTAATCAACTTGCCCGACTCCCCTCAGACGCCGAATACGTTCAAGCTGCAAGCGATGCGTGCCGTCAGCGTCAGACGGTGTTTCGAGCACGAAGGGCACTTCAGCCATGAGCGGATGATTCAACAGCCAGCTTAAGCCCGCTTCTCCAATATAACCCTCACCTATGCGCGCATGGCGATCTCGTTTCTCTCCGCTTGGATAGACTGAATCGTTCAGATGCACGGCCGTCAGATGCTCAATCACACCAAGCTCCTTCGCTTTATGAAGCCACTCGGCTTCAGGACTCCCGTTCCAACCACCGCTTGCGAACAGATGACAGGTATCGAGGCAAAAGCCGATTTTGTGCGGATCTATCGAAAGGCTGCGAATTTGAGCTAGCTCTTCCATCGTCGTCCCCATGAACGTTGAATCACCTGCTTGGTTCTCTATGAGCAGCTTCGCGTTTCCTTGCCACTGCGAAGTGATCGCACTAAGCGTCAGTACTGCGTTGCGATAGCCTTCCAGCGGGTCTGCTCCTTTATAAACGCCGAAATGCACGACGACTCCCAGCGAACCACATGCTTCCGCGATCTCGAGATCGTTCAGCAGCGACTGCACCGTCCTTGCCCGAAGCTCGGCGTCCTCAGATGCCACGTTCGTCAAGTATGGCGAGTGTGCAATCGAGACGATTCCGTGATCGGTGCAGAATGCGGCACAGCGCTGCGCATCTTTCCAATCCGGCGTTTTAAGAGCGAGACTGCGCGGGTTTTTCGGAAAATATTGAAATGCGTTCGCGCCAAGCTGCTTCACTTTGCGCGCCGCTTGCGCGTATCCGCCCCTCGTAGATACATGAAAGCCGAGTCGCATACGTCCCTACTCACCTGTCCTTCTGACAATTGCTGCAGTAGAACACCTTGCGTGAATTAAGCTCTTCTTGCGTAATCGGTGTTCCGCAGTTAAGGCACGGCTCTCCACCACGATCATAGACGAAGCAATGCTCGTTGTAGCCGCCGGTCACAGTGTCATTGTTCGTGAGCGGCAGCTCCATGTAACCTCCATAACCTACAGCTCGCTCAAGCGTGCTGTGCATGGCGTTGTAGATGCGCTCCCACGTGTCCGACTCGATCTCCGAAATACGCGCAGATGGTTTCACACCTGCTACAAAAGCGATCTCGTCCGCATAGCAGTTGCCGATGCCCGCAATGACGCGCTGCTCAACGAACGCAGTCTTCAGCGAGCCGCGCTTGCCTTTGAACCGCTCGATGAATTTCGGCAATGTAAGCCACTTGTCGAATGGTTCCGGGCCAAGATCAGCGAGCTTGGCACTTGCTTCCTTCACGGACAGAAGATGCAAATAACCTAAGCGGAGACCGCTAAAGCAGAGATCGCCGAGCGGAAACCCGATCGTGACTTGGACCGAGCGGTCTGAGCGCTCTGGCATCGTACCATCATCATTCGGAATATTCGATTCATAGCGAATTAATCCGCCTAGCATGAGATGAAGCAGCAGACGTTTCCCGTTATCGAGATGGAAGAGAAGCATTTTGCCGCGGCGCTCGACGAACCAAACCGTTCGGCCGACCAGCTCCGCTTCAAAAGTCTCCACGGGGACATTGATCGACTTCTCCCTAGTGACCGCCACCTTCACAATTGGCTGGCCTGATATGCGCTGCGCCAGCATCAAGCGGTAATGCTCCATTTCCGGATATTCCGGCATCGTACAACTTCCTTCCTAATGGGCGTTTTACGAACGCGCCTGCTGTTCATGAATGTACTGCTTTAATTGATATAAGTCATGAATGATGACGTCTGCTTCGCAGTTTGCTGCTGCGAGCAGCTTTTTATAATTGTCGCCAGTTGCGAGTCCGGTTAAAACAAGAATCGACTTGCAGCCTGCAGCTTGCCCAGCGGCAATATCGGTAGCCGGATTATCGCCGATCACCCAAGCTTCTTCCGCGTCCAACCCCATACGCTGCAAAGCGAAATCCATCAAGATCGATGATGGCTTGCCGATCACTGTAGGTGTTACGCCTGATGCCGTACGAAGCAGTGCAGAGATCGAGCCAGCGCCTGGAATGAGACCATGATCTGAAGGAAGCAGCAAATCCGGGTTCGTAAGAATATATTGTGCGCCGCTGCGGATGAACTGCACCGCTTTGGCGAGCTTATCATAAGTGAGCTGTCGGTCGATGCCTTGCACGACAATGTCCGGTTCATCCTCGACAAGCTGCAAGCCGGCAGCTTCAAGCGCTGCTCGCAAGCCAGTCTCGCCGATGACATATACGCGCGCGTTCGGCTGCTTCTGCGCAATGTACGCTGCCGCACCTTGCGCAGAAGTACACACCTCATCGGCGCTAGCGGGGATGCCCATCGCTTGCAGCCGCTCTGCAACAACTTCAGGCGTAGCTGTAGAATTGTTTGTTACATATAGATACCCTAGTTCTTGCTCACGCAGCGATTGAATGAACTCATCCGCTCCCGGAATCATAATGCCGCCATGATAAAGCGTTCCGTCCAAATCAATGAGCAGACCGCGAAGCGCTTGTTTAACGCCCATATTCGTCCACTCCTATTGTGTATGTTCAATTCGGTTCCATCTCTGCAGTTTGCCGATTAATCGGTCAATTCGCTTGCGAATCAGCTCAAGCTCTGTTCTCTGCTTGTTCTGAAGTCGCAGACCGGCATGACGGCGAAGTGCGATCGAATGCGCTTCCTCAGCTAAAGAGAGCGCAGCCTGCAGCTCCTTCGTCCGATGCTCATAATACATGGCAAGCTCGATATGAGCCTCGTAATCCGGCCTTTTGGCAGCTTCTGCATCTTGCACAGCCTTCTGCCACAATAACACAGCACGCTCCCAATTTCCACATTTCTTGTCCCGCTCCGCCAGCAAACACAAGCATTTGTGCGGAATTCGAGGATGGTCAACGAGCAGCGCATATAGTGGCTCAGCAAGCTCGGTCTTTCCCATTCGCTCGAGCCATAGACCTGTGCGAAGGAGCTCCTCGGCTTCACTCGGCATCGCGACATGTTCGCCGAGTCCACCTCCTAGCAAATGTCCGAACCGGATTGCGAGAACCGCGAGCGAGAGCATATCGATTTCATTGTGCTCGAATACACCGAGCAGCGGCTGTGGATTTCCGTCAGCAAGATATTGAAAGTAGATCGCAGGCGCCTGCGAGCCAGGCACATCATCATCTCGCGTAATGCCGAGTCGCTCTTCCTCAACATGGCTCAGCCTGCAGGAAACGAGCGTATTGCGCCAGATCGAACGCGAGGGATGCAGCAGATCGACATGAATCGGTTCCCACGAGAAAGAACGGAACCCGTTTAGGATGAATCGATTATGAAGGACAGGCCAATCAAAGGTCCGGCCGTTATACGTCACGAGGTGCGTGAAGCTCGGCAATAAATTGCACAAATAACCGATCATCGCCCGCTCCTCGGCAGGATGGCGAATCAACATCTGCTCGACGACGAATACGTCTTCCTGCAAATATGCGAGCC
This window harbors:
- a CDS encoding MBL fold metallo-hydrolase — its product is MTLSITFWGTGDSMGVPRVYCSCAVCEEARGSGLNRRFRSLVHLADEEFGTMLIDCGPDWRSQMEAVSLRQIDTMLITHAHFDHIGGLPEWADMNRWLGRRGRAYAMPDVIEAIKRQFPWLTNQIDFVPIEGLLQFGGWEVLCWRVNHGKNGHAYAFRFNHSATGRAFAYCSDSIALQGEELVPLAGLDLLILGTNFYKEPFPFESRSVYDVTEAIELIKEHKPRRTMLTHMSHDIDLAHDYALPNGVTFARTGMTVVV
- a CDS encoding HAMP domain-containing sensor histidine kinase yields the protein MTLRRRFTFFTIFWLIFILILFNIFVYLFVIKITMRSEDQLLTNKVNILLEDRRISEPSQLSNADLLRDYYNVDELMRIVNSSGKILNSQGSDPELLALKPEFTNKHDTGMFFIEGRRVLYMKVPLYKNNEVIGTLEIYRKLQLLDSYLQVLVIALTITSIGAILFAIFGTYWFTSRLTSPIQHMVQTMREIDRSGKLRQIELAQRDQSAELLQLARAFNQMINRLDRQFERQKQFVADASHELKTPLTVISSYAGMLKRWGRDDANIRDEAIEAISKESQRLQNLTKSMLQLAQAEQEDWLNIESFNLVQLADETADMLHLTFQRMIRVHTGKQDVLLNGDKDKIRQLLVILLDNAIKYSKDAIDITLSVNKGIVRLSVSDKGIGIPEDEMPNLFERFYRVDGARSRATGGAGLGLSIAKRIVDLHEGKIDVFSKPEQGTTISVALPQKK
- a CDS encoding GNAT family N-acetyltransferase, whose amino-acid sequence is MDYIRLKSIHDPLFASMHKLLETVFPPEEVYAYEKWEGPLQDDSIHVYVAVHEGEVVGTTEYRYYSKLRVAMTDFTIIGRPGLGIGRFLMKNRSADLTRLAAASGTESLGMFAEIYNPSLAQSDFGGIYPMSPFVRREVLSHIGYMRLDFPYVHPSWEEDGAAVSGLDFCFLPQDEERTELPASLVTEFLTTYYSALPIKPDEWYAMMEQLKTKSTIALLPL
- a CDS encoding carbon-nitrogen hydrolase family protein, which encodes MSSLRVSAVQYKLADIASFEDFAAQSTHYVRNASEYGVQCVLFPEFFTTQLLSIGDEQGQPLAIEQLPAFTDRYVALFQSLAAEYNMHIIGGTHVIDVGGGKLNNTAHLFYPDGRVERQAKLHMTPTERDEWNMQPGDGLQVFDTEFGTIAMLTCYDIEFPEIVRMARAKGADIIFCPSCTDDRHGFYRVRYCCHARAVENQVYIVTTGTVGSLRKVDFMRANFGQAAVISPNDIPFPPAGIMTEGIINDDMLVVADLNVQLLHDVRAAGSVTTWRDRRIDLYGDWQ
- a CDS encoding response regulator transcription factor, whose translation is MNERILVIEDEDGIARVLQLELEHEGYTVGRAADGRSGLEQATNGEWDMLLLDVMLPELNGIEVLRRIRQSGNPIPIILLTARDTIPDKVSGFEHGANDYITKPFAMEELLARVRNLLRIFQAQPKEAESPDVLKVADLSIELRTRKVYRKDVLIELTPREFELLVYLAEHRNEEKSREDILSEVWGYDFIGETNLVDVYIRYLRQKIDKGYRHKLIHTVRGVGYMLKEPDA
- a CDS encoding GNAT family N-acetyltransferase gives rise to the protein MRKSLIVYLNGKPIEIVIRNYSEADIEGMIEIQRISFPPPFPSELWWNEEQLRQHITLFPEGAICAEMNGKLIGSMTALRVIDEQLQGNHSWESITSSGYITNHDPLGSTLYVVDLCVIPELRKAGIGKWLMLSMYEVVIHLRLARLLGGGRMPGYHKVKNEVSAEQYLQGIIEGKFNDPVISFLLRCGRMPVGVAEQYLEDEESCNYAALMEWRNPFIN